The proteins below come from a single Stutzerimonas stutzeri RCH2 genomic window:
- a CDS encoding SDR family NAD(P)-dependent oxidoreductase, producing the protein MHKALDYSGRCVVITGAAGGIGRGLAQSFAAAGATLELLDRDADALARLADELAGDAPLRCTALDLGDRQAVQRYADDLACRGLHADVLVNNAGVEYATPLDECSFEADQCWSTLLENNVGSMQRLTRALLPRLRAGASVINQASIWGLKGVPGFSAYVASKHAVVGLTRSLAWELGPRRIRVNAVCPGWIATDAAMRSLQVMADANGRSDSAELATILSNQAIPELLTPADLGGTFLFLGSPLAAALTGQALSVSHGEVMH; encoded by the coding sequence ATGCACAAGGCACTGGATTACAGCGGCCGCTGCGTGGTCATCACTGGTGCGGCAGGCGGTATCGGCCGCGGCCTGGCGCAGAGCTTCGCCGCCGCCGGCGCCACCCTGGAACTGCTCGACCGTGACGCCGACGCCCTCGCCCGGCTTGCCGACGAACTCGCTGGCGACGCGCCGTTGCGTTGCACCGCACTGGACCTCGGCGACCGCCAGGCGGTGCAACGCTACGCCGATGACCTCGCCTGTCGCGGCCTCCATGCCGATGTGCTGGTGAACAACGCCGGCGTCGAATACGCCACGCCGCTGGATGAGTGCAGCTTCGAGGCCGATCAGTGCTGGTCGACCCTGCTGGAGAACAACGTCGGCTCCATGCAGCGCCTGACCCGTGCGTTGCTGCCACGCCTGCGCGCCGGCGCCAGCGTGATCAATCAGGCCTCGATCTGGGGCCTGAAAGGCGTGCCGGGCTTTTCCGCCTATGTCGCCAGCAAGCACGCGGTAGTCGGCCTGACCCGCTCGCTGGCCTGGGAACTCGGCCCGCGGCGCATCCGCGTCAATGCGGTGTGTCCCGGCTGGATCGCCACCGATGCGGCCATGCGCTCGCTGCAGGTGATGGCCGATGCCAACGGCCGCAGCGACAGCGCCGAACTGGCGACGATCCTCTCCAACCAGGCCATTCCGGAGCTGCTGACACCAGCCGATCTGGGCGGCACCTTCCTGTTTCTCGGCTCGCCACTGGCCGCCGCCCTGACCGGCCAGGCGCTGTCGGTCAGCCATGGCGAGGTGATGCACTGA
- a CDS encoding SDR family NAD(P)-dependent oxidoreductase translates to MGSKRFAGQTALITGAATGIGRATALALAAEGARVWINHRDQHDLANQLVEQITANGGDAWAIEADVSDPAAVAAMFETIEAQGSLDLLVNNAGVILEKPFLETSEADWAMVLGVDLGGVYRCCRHALAQMQPRRSGAIVNVASDLGFLGREQYVAYCTAKAGVIGLTRSLAREFAADGIRVNGVAPGPIATAMVSPEHMSDEWMAKELAIPMARLGTPEEVAAAIVFLLSPQASYFTGQLLGPNGGSWMGA, encoded by the coding sequence ATGGGCAGCAAACGCTTCGCAGGCCAGACCGCCCTGATCACAGGCGCGGCGACCGGTATCGGCCGCGCCACCGCGCTTGCGCTCGCAGCCGAGGGCGCGCGGGTCTGGATCAACCATCGCGACCAGCATGATCTGGCGAACCAATTGGTCGAGCAGATCACCGCCAATGGCGGCGACGCCTGGGCCATCGAGGCGGATGTCAGCGATCCGGCCGCAGTCGCGGCGATGTTCGAGACCATCGAGGCGCAGGGCTCGCTGGATCTGCTGGTCAACAACGCCGGGGTAATCCTGGAAAAGCCCTTTCTCGAGACCAGCGAGGCGGACTGGGCAATGGTGCTGGGCGTCGACCTGGGGGGCGTCTACCGCTGCTGTCGCCATGCGCTGGCGCAAATGCAGCCGCGGCGCAGCGGCGCGATCGTCAATGTCGCCTCGGACCTCGGTTTTCTCGGCCGCGAGCAGTACGTTGCCTACTGCACGGCCAAGGCCGGGGTGATCGGCCTGACCCGCTCACTGGCCCGCGAATTCGCTGCAGACGGCATTCGCGTCAATGGCGTCGCACCCGGCCCCATCGCCACGGCGATGGTCAGCCCGGAGCACATGAGCGACGAGTGGATGGCCAAGGAGCTGGCGATTCCCATGGCGCGTCTGGGCACGCCGGAGGAAGTCGCGGCGGCCATCGTCTTCCTGCTTTCGCCGCAGGCGAGCTATTTCACCGGACAACTGCTCGGGCCCAACGGCGGCTCCTGGATGGGCGCATGA